One Parageobacillus sp. KH3-4 genomic region harbors:
- a CDS encoding B12-binding domain-containing radical SAM protein, with the protein MNIICTTLNAKYIHTNLAIRYLKAYAQPEFDIKLVEYTIKDPAINIVTDLYRRKPDIIGFSCYIWNIEESLKVIKMLKKIAPDITIVAGGPEVSYDVREWMETVPELDFIVIGEGEETFKQLLIEFYGNKNFHHVHGLAFREDGEIIINPQRNKIRLADMPSPFRFPEDIPHLPKRITYIETSRGCPFSCQFCLSSIEVGVRYFDREKIKEDIRYLMKHGARTIKFVDRTFNISRSYAMDMFQFLIDEHVPGTVFQFEITADIMRPEVIEFLNKEAPPGLFRFEIGVQSTNDEVNRLVMRKQNFEKLTRTVMMVKEGGKIAQHLDLIAGLPEEDYTSFRKTFNDVFALRPEELQLGFLKMLRGTGLRLRAKDYGYVFMDHAPYEVLQNNVLSFDDIIRLKQVEDVLEKYWNAHRMDETIEYLVTNVFPTPFDFFQEFGTYWDERGWAKIGHQLEDLFRRLYEFLQTKKLDELPIIEALMKYDYLRNQKHKPRKPWWEEKTDKSLRSALYRELLEYPERLGGEFASLKLNEKELFKHTVIEITELDIGHYMETKEVRQIPTAMIAYFDPVSLQTKIFSAPLSSFSTSAIKK; encoded by the coding sequence ATGAACATTATTTGCACGACATTAAACGCCAAATATATTCATACCAATTTAGCGATTCGCTACTTAAAGGCATACGCCCAGCCAGAATTTGATATAAAGCTTGTTGAATATACGATTAAAGATCCAGCGATAAACATCGTAACCGACCTTTACCGAAGAAAGCCGGATATCATTGGATTTAGCTGCTATATTTGGAATATTGAAGAAAGCCTTAAAGTCATAAAAATGTTGAAAAAAATCGCCCCTGACATCACGATCGTCGCCGGCGGACCGGAAGTATCATATGATGTGCGCGAATGGATGGAAACCGTTCCGGAATTGGATTTCATCGTCATCGGTGAAGGGGAAGAAACGTTTAAGCAACTATTAATAGAATTTTATGGAAATAAAAACTTTCACCATGTCCACGGTCTCGCGTTCCGTGAAGATGGGGAAATTATCATTAACCCGCAGCGAAACAAAATCCGCTTAGCGGATATGCCTTCGCCGTTCCGCTTTCCGGAAGACATCCCGCATTTGCCAAAGCGAATTACGTATATCGAAACGAGCCGCGGCTGCCCGTTCAGCTGCCAGTTTTGCTTATCTTCCATTGAAGTCGGAGTTCGCTATTTCGACCGCGAAAAAATTAAAGAGGATATCCGCTATTTAATGAAGCATGGAGCTCGCACGATTAAATTCGTCGACCGTACGTTTAACATCAGCCGCAGCTACGCGATGGATATGTTTCAATTTCTGATTGACGAACACGTTCCGGGAACGGTATTTCAATTTGAAATTACGGCCGACATCATGCGTCCGGAAGTCATCGAATTTTTAAATAAAGAAGCGCCGCCGGGACTGTTCCGTTTTGAAATCGGTGTGCAGTCGACAAACGATGAAGTCAACCGGCTTGTCATGCGCAAGCAAAATTTCGAAAAATTAACGCGTACCGTGATGATGGTGAAAGAAGGTGGAAAAATCGCCCAGCACCTTGATTTAATCGCCGGGCTTCCGGAAGAAGACTATACATCATTCCGAAAAACATTTAACGACGTTTTCGCGCTCCGCCCGGAAGAACTGCAGCTCGGCTTTTTAAAAATGCTGCGCGGCACCGGCCTCCGCCTTCGCGCGAAAGACTACGGCTATGTATTTATGGACCATGCGCCATATGAAGTGTTACAAAATAACGTGCTTTCTTTTGATGACATCATCCGCCTTAAACAAGTGGAAGATGTGCTAGAGAAATATTGGAATGCACATCGAATGGATGAAACGATCGAATATTTGGTAACAAACGTATTTCCGACTCCGTTCGATTTCTTCCAGGAATTCGGCACGTACTGGGATGAACGCGGCTGGGCGAAAATCGGCCATCAGCTCGAAGATTTGTTCCGCCGCCTATACGAATTTTTGCAAACAAAAAAACTGGATGAACTCCCAATCATCGAAGCGTTAATGAAATATGACTATTTGCGCAACCAAAAACATAAACCGCGCAAACCGTGGTGGGAGGAAAAAACGGACAAATCGCTGCGTTCCGCACTTTACCGCGAGCTGCTTGAATATCCGGAACGATTAGGCGGTGAATTCGCATCGCTCAAGCTGAACGAAAAAGAATTATTTAAACATACGGTCATAGAAATAACCGAATTGGACATCGGTCATTATATGGAAACAAAAGAAGTGCGCCAAATCCCAACGGCGATGATCGCTTATTTTGATCCCGTTTCATTGCAAACAAAAATTTTTTCCGCACCGCTATCTTCCTTTTCGACTTCCGCAATAAAAAAGTAG
- a CDS encoding MFS transporter, producing the protein MEWIETMPEQASKRMNKTGITASLASIPLVMTLGNSMLIPVLPTMEKQLHITPFQSSLLITVYSIVAIIFIPIAGYASDRIGRKKVIIPSLLLAAAGGIVSGWAAWKMADPYAMIVAGRMLQGLGAAGAFPIVLPLVGDLFPDDNEASSCLGTIETANTFGKVLSPILGAMLASMVWFLPFFAFPLFCSISIAMMLFLVKAPARKEEPLPFRQFVRKIKIIFQREGRWLYAIFAIGGLLMLVLFAFLFFLSSRLEDDYGIDGIKKGWVLAIPLGALCAASFLAGKKIGKNKVLMKWMIVIGGVFAGTAIIVVKFFPTLWWMIALFSLAGAGIGIMLPCLDALITEGIEKKERGTVTSFYSSLRFIGVAAGPPLAALLMKSATTMFLFLLAGLSLLGSVIAWITIKPETDCQKKH; encoded by the coding sequence ATGGAATGGATCGAAACAATGCCAGAGCAGGCAAGCAAAAGGATGAATAAAACGGGGATTACCGCATCGCTAGCGTCGATACCGTTAGTGATGACGCTAGGAAATTCGATGCTGATCCCGGTGTTGCCAACGATGGAAAAACAGCTACATATTACGCCGTTTCAGTCGAGTTTATTAATTACCGTCTATTCGATTGTAGCGATTATTTTTATTCCTATTGCTGGATATGCAAGTGATCGGATCGGGAGAAAAAAAGTGATTATTCCAAGCTTATTGTTGGCTGCTGCTGGAGGGATTGTATCTGGTTGGGCAGCTTGGAAGATGGCAGATCCGTATGCGATGATCGTTGCAGGAAGGATGTTGCAAGGACTTGGGGCTGCAGGAGCGTTTCCGATTGTGCTGCCGCTTGTTGGCGATTTATTTCCTGATGATAACGAAGCAAGCAGCTGTTTAGGAACGATTGAAACAGCGAACACGTTTGGAAAAGTATTAAGCCCGATATTAGGGGCGATGCTCGCAAGCATGGTTTGGTTCTTGCCATTTTTCGCATTTCCACTGTTTTGTTCCATTTCCATCGCCATGATGCTCTTTTTGGTAAAAGCTCCGGCAAGAAAAGAGGAACCGCTTCCATTTCGCCAATTTGTGCGAAAGATAAAAATCATTTTCCAAAGGGAGGGGCGATGGCTATATGCGATTTTTGCGATTGGCGGTTTGTTAATGCTCGTTTTATTTGCGTTTCTTTTTTTCTTATCAAGCCGCCTTGAAGATGATTACGGAATCGATGGAATAAAAAAGGGATGGGTGCTCGCTATTCCGCTTGGTGCGCTTTGTGCTGCATCGTTTCTCGCTGGAAAGAAAATTGGCAAAAATAAAGTTTTAATGAAATGGATGATTGTTATTGGCGGTGTGTTTGCTGGCACGGCGATCATAGTTGTTAAGTTTTTCCCGACTCTTTGGTGGATGATTGCCCTTTTTTCCCTTGCTGGAGCTGGCATTGGTATAATGCTGCCATGCTTAGATGCATTGATTACAGAAGGAATTGAAAAAAAAGAGCGGGGAACTGTGACTTCGTTTTACAGCTCACTGCGGTTTATTGGCGTCGCCGCGGGACCGCCGCTCGCCGCATTATTGATGAAAAGCGCGACGACGATGTTCTTGTTTTTGCTAGCTGGTTTGTCTTTATTGGGTAGCGTTATTGCATGGATAACGATAAAACCGGAAACAGATTGCCAAAAGAAACATTGA
- a CDS encoding alpha-glucosidase: MKRTWWKEAVVYQVYWRSFYDSNGDGVGDLQGVIEKLDYIQHLGVDVIWLNPCYESPDKDNGYDISNYYAIMEKAGTIKTWETLLDEVHKRGMKLIMDLVVNHTSDQHPWFIESRSSRDNPKRDWYIWRDKPNNWRSYFTPSAWEYDELTGQYYFHSFAAEQPDLNWKNPEVRQEIYKMMRFWLDKGIDGFRLDAIALLAKPEGFPDAADPNDIRYLANNPVLHEYLREMHEQVFQHYDIFTVGEVAFVSPEEGLKYVAEDRRELNMLFHFQVCDEMPSWEPLRFKHIQRRWYDVLWGKGWNSQFLNNHDHTRQVTRYGNDKEYRIESAKLLGTMLHTLPGTTYIYQGEEIGMTGVRFPSIDDYNDIAMKNKYKEEIAKGRDQQEVLESLQPLSRDNSRTPMQWDDSPNAGFTTGTPWIKVNPNYKEINVKQALQDPNSVYYYYQKLIQLRKENPVMVYGTFQDYTENEPYIYAYTRELDDVRWLIVLNHCDRANDYELPVPLAAYKREVVLGNYLDIQENGNVLHMRPHEARIYRLI, encoded by the coding sequence ATGAAACGGACATGGTGGAAAGAAGCAGTTGTATATCAAGTATATTGGCGCAGCTTTTATGATTCGAATGGAGACGGCGTCGGCGATTTGCAAGGGGTTATCGAAAAACTTGATTATATCCAGCATCTTGGCGTCGATGTCATTTGGCTCAATCCTTGCTACGAGTCGCCAGATAAAGATAATGGATACGACATTTCCAACTATTATGCGATTATGGAAAAAGCCGGGACAATAAAAACGTGGGAAACATTGCTTGACGAAGTGCATAAGCGCGGCATGAAACTTATCATGGATCTTGTTGTCAATCATACATCCGACCAGCATCCTTGGTTCATCGAATCACGTTCATCCCGTGATAACCCGAAGCGCGACTGGTACATCTGGCGCGACAAGCCAAACAATTGGCGTTCCTATTTTACTCCGTCCGCGTGGGAATACGATGAATTAACCGGACAATATTATTTTCATTCGTTTGCTGCCGAGCAGCCGGATTTAAACTGGAAAAATCCTGAAGTACGCCAAGAAATTTATAAAATGATGCGCTTTTGGCTTGATAAAGGCATTGATGGGTTCCGTTTAGACGCCATTGCTTTGCTGGCTAAGCCGGAAGGGTTTCCGGATGCCGCTGATCCCAACGATATCCGCTACTTAGCGAATAATCCCGTCCTTCATGAATATTTGCGCGAAATGCACGAACAAGTATTTCAACACTATGATATTTTTACGGTTGGCGAAGTCGCCTTCGTATCGCCGGAAGAAGGGCTGAAATATGTCGCTGAAGACCGCCGCGAACTGAATATGTTATTCCATTTTCAAGTATGCGACGAAATGCCAAGCTGGGAACCGCTTCGTTTTAAACATATTCAAAGGCGTTGGTATGACGTATTATGGGGAAAGGGCTGGAATTCCCAATTTCTAAACAACCATGACCATACACGACAAGTGACGCGCTACGGCAATGACAAAGAATATCGCATTGAATCTGCCAAATTGCTGGGAACGATGCTGCACACATTGCCAGGAACTACATATATTTACCAAGGAGAAGAAATCGGCATGACTGGAGTCCGTTTTCCCTCGATTGATGACTATAACGATATTGCCATGAAAAATAAATATAAAGAAGAAATTGCGAAAGGCCGAGACCAGCAAGAAGTGCTCGAAAGTTTGCAGCCATTAAGCCGTGACAATTCGCGAACGCCGATGCAATGGGATGACAGCCCCAACGCCGGTTTTACAACAGGAACGCCATGGATCAAAGTCAATCCAAATTATAAAGAAATTAACGTAAAACAAGCATTGCAAGATCCAAATTCTGTGTATTATTATTATCAAAAGCTTATTCAGCTGCGTAAAGAAAATCCTGTTATGGTTTATGGCACGTTCCAAGACTATACGGAAAACGAGCCGTATATTTATGCGTACACACGTGAACTTGACGATGTCCGCTGGCTTATCGTCCTTAACCATTGTGACCGTGCAAATGACTATGAGCTTCCGGTACCGCTTGCTGCATACAAACGGGAAGTAGTGCTTGGCAATTATCTGGACATCCAAGAAAATGGAAATGTGTTGCATATGCGGCCGCATGAGGCGCGCATTTACCGGCTTATATAA
- a CDS encoding carbohydrate ABC transporter permease, which produces MKKRITIGKTFLYVVLVAYAIITLIPFLWALSSSFKTLDEIVRGTISFIPKQFTLDNYKQIFLEQKMFPRWLLNSAIIAVTVTVLNLLFNSMAGYALARLQFPGKKPLFIIILAVLMIPAQVTMIPNYLILKQLGWLNSYQGMIVPTMINATFIFMMRQFFINFPKELEEAAELDGLSRLGIFFRIVLPLARPALAAQAIFVFMGSWNDFMRPLIILSDPQLFTLPLGMNSFKGQYISYWNYIMAASTVFTLPVLVIYAFFNRYFIKGISFTGGK; this is translated from the coding sequence ATGAAAAAAAGAATTACAATCGGAAAAACGTTTTTGTACGTAGTTCTTGTCGCTTACGCCATTATTACACTAATTCCATTTTTATGGGCATTGTCTTCTTCGTTTAAAACACTCGACGAAATTGTTAGAGGAACGATTTCCTTTATTCCAAAACAATTTACGCTGGATAACTACAAACAAATTTTTCTGGAACAAAAAATGTTTCCGCGCTGGCTATTAAACAGTGCCATCATTGCGGTGACTGTCACTGTGCTGAATTTATTGTTTAATTCGATGGCAGGGTATGCGCTTGCAAGATTGCAATTTCCTGGCAAGAAACCGCTGTTTATCATTATTTTGGCGGTATTAATGATTCCGGCACAAGTCACGATGATTCCAAACTATTTGATTTTAAAACAGCTTGGTTGGCTGAATTCATATCAAGGAATGATCGTGCCAACGATGATTAACGCCACCTTTATTTTCATGATGCGTCAGTTTTTTATTAACTTTCCAAAAGAGTTAGAGGAAGCGGCAGAATTAGATGGACTTAGCCGGCTCGGCATTTTTTTCCGAATTGTTTTGCCGCTTGCCCGCCCTGCTTTGGCAGCACAAGCAATTTTTGTCTTTATGGGGTCGTGGAATGATTTTATGCGGCCGCTGATCATTTTGTCCGATCCGCAACTCTTTACTTTGCCGCTTGGGATGAACAGCTTCAAAGGGCAATACATCAGTTATTGGAATTATATTATGGCGGCATCGACGGTATTTACATTGCCAGTGTTAGTCATTTATGCGTTTTTCAATCGTTACTTTATTAAAGGTATTTCATTTACTGGAGGAAAATAA
- a CDS encoding sugar ABC transporter permease has product MKRKWREAGAGYLLMLPSLFVLLLFIIGPIMFAIFLAFHKVQLLGTTTFEFVGLDNFERIAHDARAKIALWNTLKYVVIVVPCQTILALVLAATLNAGLKGQKFFRIVYFLPTLTSSAVLTLIFMWMYNQNGLINHVSKLLGLPTYNWIGDPDIALNAIMIMNIWSTAPYFMVIYLAALQDIPESLYEAAELDGANALQKFWYVTVPYLRPVTSFVVIMGLIGTFQLFDQSYIFSGGSGGPNNSTLTVVLLIYQYAFKTLGTMGYAAALAFVLALIILIATLLQRKFSKEESLY; this is encoded by the coding sequence ATGAAACGGAAATGGCGAGAAGCAGGTGCTGGCTATTTACTAATGTTACCATCGTTGTTCGTATTGCTTTTGTTTATCATTGGCCCAATTATGTTCGCAATTTTCCTTGCGTTTCACAAAGTGCAATTGCTTGGGACAACGACGTTTGAATTTGTCGGACTGGATAACTTTGAACGCATTGCTCATGACGCGCGGGCGAAAATTGCGCTATGGAATACGCTTAAGTACGTTGTCATCGTAGTGCCGTGTCAGACAATACTAGCTCTCGTGTTGGCGGCAACATTAAACGCGGGGCTAAAAGGACAAAAATTTTTCCGAATTGTCTACTTTTTACCAACACTTACGTCTTCGGCGGTGTTAACGCTTATTTTTATGTGGATGTATAATCAAAACGGGTTGATTAACCATGTCTCGAAATTATTGGGGCTGCCAACCTATAACTGGATAGGCGATCCAGATATTGCATTGAATGCGATTATGATCATGAACATTTGGTCTACTGCCCCATACTTCATGGTGATTTACTTGGCGGCTTTGCAGGATATTCCAGAATCGCTTTACGAAGCAGCGGAGCTGGATGGAGCCAATGCGTTGCAAAAATTTTGGTATGTGACAGTACCATATTTGCGGCCAGTGACATCCTTTGTTGTGATTATGGGGCTTATTGGCACGTTCCAATTATTTGATCAGTCGTATATTTTCTCTGGCGGTTCGGGAGGGCCGAACAATTCTACGCTTACCGTCGTTCTTCTCATTTATCAATATGCGTTTAAAACGTTAGGAACAATGGGATATGCCGCGGCATTAGCGTTTGTTTTAGCGCTTATTATTTTAATCGCGACGTTATTGCAACGGAAATTTTCGAAAGAAGAGTCTCTCTATTAA
- a CDS encoding amylo-alpha-1,6-glucosidase, producing the protein MNYRVIKENDVFFLTDEKGNIPKSHPYGLGLYTKDTRFLSEFSLRINGEEPVLLSSDASENYMATILLTNPPIEKNGEIVLWRESVQIERKRFIYDGVLYETIKLKNYFPKPIACEISVSFDADFADMFIIRGFQTGNIGKRTGQTIDGNSLAFHYEGADGVYRATTITWDRPAILADENGQVAFSFSLHHDEEQEVTFMIQPQIGEPTMPKTIMDKDNALRQLQASYNGWHQGITKVKTDYKPLQRLIERSIADLRVLLTDLGYGPFPVAGLPWFGVPFGRDSLITALQMLPFCPQVAKGTLITMAQYQGKKQDPWRDEQPGKIMHELRFGELANTNQVPFTPYYGAIDATPLFLVLLTEYVKWTGDYNIVHQLGTNIEAALQWIDKYGDRDGDGFVEYHQESSKGIANQGWKDSGDSIVHRNGEYAKSPIALVEVQGYVYQAKMGLADIFEQLGKVKQAAELRQQAEELKKKFEDAFWMEDVQFYAIALDEKKRQVGTITSNPGHVLFAGMLEGHRENAVIETLLSPKMFSGYGIRTMAEGEAGYNPMSYHDGSVWPHDNSIILLGLSKLRKSKEALMIMEGLIEAASHFEYDRLPELFCGYSRSFGKPVPYPVACSPQAWAAGTPLVFVQAMLGLFPNSLRKEIHLSPTLLDSMNVLKAENMAIGHGRLSLTVFREGKEIKVNIHENTTGYDVIVL; encoded by the coding sequence ATGAATTATCGGGTGATCAAGGAGAACGATGTGTTTTTTCTAACAGATGAAAAAGGAAATATTCCTAAATCTCATCCTTACGGATTAGGGCTGTATACAAAAGATACAAGGTTTTTGAGCGAGTTTTCGCTGCGCATTAATGGAGAAGAACCCGTGCTTCTTTCTTCCGATGCTTCAGAGAATTATATGGCAACTATTTTATTGACGAACCCTCCGATCGAAAAGAATGGGGAAATAGTTTTATGGCGCGAATCTGTACAAATTGAACGAAAGCGCTTTATTTATGACGGAGTATTATATGAAACGATCAAATTGAAAAATTACTTTCCAAAGCCAATTGCATGTGAAATCAGTGTCTCTTTTGATGCTGATTTCGCGGATATGTTTATTATTCGTGGCTTCCAAACAGGAAACATCGGCAAGCGTACAGGACAGACCATTGACGGGAATTCGTTGGCGTTTCATTACGAAGGGGCGGACGGTGTTTATCGGGCGACAACGATTACATGGGATCGTCCTGCTATATTAGCCGATGAAAATGGACAAGTAGCTTTTTCTTTTTCTCTTCATCACGATGAAGAACAGGAAGTTACTTTCATGATCCAACCGCAAATTGGGGAACCGACAATGCCAAAAACCATCATGGATAAAGATAATGCCCTACGTCAGCTTCAGGCTTCCTACAATGGGTGGCATCAAGGCATTACGAAAGTAAAAACGGATTATAAGCCTCTCCAGCGTTTGATAGAGCGCAGCATTGCTGATTTACGAGTATTATTGACTGATTTGGGATACGGTCCGTTTCCTGTTGCAGGGCTTCCATGGTTTGGTGTGCCGTTTGGGCGCGACAGCTTAATCACGGCATTACAAATGCTCCCGTTTTGCCCCCAGGTGGCCAAAGGGACATTGATAACAATGGCGCAGTATCAGGGAAAAAAACAGGACCCTTGGCGCGATGAACAGCCGGGAAAGATTATGCATGAACTGCGTTTCGGCGAATTAGCCAATACAAATCAAGTGCCATTTACTCCATATTACGGTGCTATCGATGCTACGCCGTTATTTCTCGTGTTGCTTACAGAATATGTGAAATGGACAGGGGATTATAATATCGTGCATCAATTAGGAACAAACATTGAAGCAGCACTCCAATGGATTGATAAATATGGGGACCGTGATGGTGATGGATTTGTTGAATATCATCAGGAATCAAGTAAAGGAATTGCCAACCAAGGATGGAAGGACTCTGGGGATTCGATTGTGCACCGGAACGGAGAGTACGCCAAATCACCGATTGCGCTTGTGGAAGTGCAGGGGTATGTATATCAAGCTAAAATGGGATTAGCAGACATTTTCGAACAACTCGGGAAAGTAAAACAAGCCGCCGAGCTTCGCCAGCAAGCAGAAGAATTAAAGAAAAAATTTGAAGATGCGTTTTGGATGGAAGATGTGCAATTTTATGCAATTGCATTAGATGAGAAAAAGCGGCAAGTCGGCACAATCACGTCAAATCCAGGGCATGTGCTATTTGCTGGTATGTTAGAGGGGCATCGGGAAAACGCTGTAATCGAAACGCTCCTATCCCCAAAAATGTTTTCCGGATATGGCATCCGGACAATGGCGGAAGGAGAAGCGGGATATAATCCGATGAGTTATCACGACGGCAGCGTCTGGCCACATGACAATAGCATTATTTTATTAGGGCTAAGCAAACTACGGAAATCAAAGGAAGCTCTGATGATCATGGAGGGATTAATCGAGGCGGCATCCCATTTTGAGTATGACCGTCTTCCTGAATTATTTTGCGGATATAGTCGTTCGTTTGGAAAACCAGTTCCGTACCCGGTTGCTTGTTCACCGCAAGCCTGGGCGGCAGGAACGCCGCTTGTTTTTGTGCAAGCAATGCTGGGGCTGTTTCCGAATAGTTTGCGCAAGGAAATTCATCTTTCTCCAACTTTGCTTGATTCCATGAATGTTCTCAAAGCGGAAAATATGGCGATTGGACATGGCAGGTTGTCACTAACTGTTTTTCGGGAAGGGAAAGAGATAAAGGTGAACATTCATGAAAACACAACGGGATACGATGTCATCGTTTTATAG
- a CDS encoding LacI family DNA-binding transcriptional regulator, whose translation MTTIKDIAKAAGVSITTVSRALNGYPDVNEKTRQKIIDIAKQLNYSPNTLARGLVMNKSKTIGLLVSGLTRESAKDNFTFEVLAGVNQYVSEVDYDMVLFSTTSTKQREKTYTQLCRERRVDGAILQGIRSDDPYLQEVVESDIPCVLIDIPIESETVGYVTTDNVLGAKKAVEHLISLGHENIAMINGYRYAFVSEQRLKGYKEALSEAGVPIHEEWIADGAFREDVAEVEALRLLTKYPCISAFFCASDLMALGVMKAVKRIGKQIPDDVAVIGYDDIILASYATPSLSTVAQNIFAMGYEAAKLLIQMLEGKAESHVKILETELKVRESTVKNHG comes from the coding sequence GTGACAACGATTAAGGATATCGCAAAAGCAGCTGGTGTTTCGATTACGACCGTTTCCCGTGCATTAAACGGTTATCCTGATGTGAACGAGAAAACAAGGCAAAAAATTATCGATATTGCCAAACAATTAAACTATAGTCCAAATACGCTTGCGCGCGGGCTTGTGATGAATAAATCCAAAACGATTGGCTTGCTTGTTTCCGGATTAACAAGAGAAAGTGCGAAGGATAATTTTACGTTTGAAGTGTTAGCTGGTGTCAATCAATATGTCAGCGAAGTGGATTATGACATGGTATTATTCAGCACCACTTCAACAAAACAACGTGAGAAAACATATACGCAGCTATGCCGGGAACGGAGAGTGGATGGGGCGATTTTGCAAGGGATTCGCAGCGATGATCCATATTTGCAAGAAGTTGTAGAAAGCGACATTCCGTGTGTTTTAATCGATATTCCAATTGAATCCGAGACGGTTGGATACGTGACGACGGACAATGTGCTAGGTGCGAAAAAGGCAGTTGAGCATTTAATATCGCTAGGGCATGAAAACATTGCAATGATCAACGGCTACAGATACGCGTTTGTGAGTGAGCAGAGATTGAAAGGGTACAAAGAGGCGTTATCCGAGGCAGGGGTACCAATTCATGAAGAATGGATTGCCGACGGGGCGTTTCGCGAAGACGTCGCAGAAGTTGAAGCGCTGCGGTTGTTAACAAAGTATCCATGTATATCTGCTTTTTTCTGCGCGAGTGACCTAATGGCATTGGGGGTAATGAAAGCGGTTAAACGAATTGGAAAACAAATACCGGATGATGTAGCGGTAATCGGTTACGATGATATTATTCTTGCTTCATATGCCACCCCTTCATTATCAACTGTTGCTCAAAATATATTTGCCATGGGATATGAAGCGGCCAAACTGCTGATTCAGATGCTTGAAGGAAAAGCGGAGTCTCATGTAAAAATTTTAGAAACAGAACTAAAGGTACGTGAATCTACGGTGAAAAACCACGGTTAA
- a CDS encoding alpha/beta-type small acid-soluble spore protein: protein MARSSNKLLVPGIEQALDQIKYEIAQEFGVQLGANTVSRANGSVGGEITKRLVSQAQSQLAGSTFQKTE, encoded by the coding sequence ATGGCAAGATCAAGCAATAAACTGCTTGTTCCGGGAATCGAGCAGGCATTAGACCAAATAAAATATGAAATCGCCCAAGAATTCGGCGTTCAATTAGGGGCAAATACAGTTTCCCGGGCAAACGGCTCTGTCGGCGGCGAAATTACAAAACGGCTCGTTTCCCAAGCACAAAGCCAACTGGCCGGATCTACTTTTCAAAAAACGGAATAG